From one Formosa sediminum genomic stretch:
- a CDS encoding PmeII family type II restriction endonuclease yields MTENELLEIITEYFKEKIFENHKINSLKTHSKLKSYKINPIIVKYLSKILENDFTPIGIAKALYYPRILGTSINTSFGTRIQNMFVELGLAQGSLIKGMDIEFTDKIDNRKKWCQLKSGPNTINSEDVNPLLKKFTTVTNLARTNSMNLNNSDLILGVLYGEEDQLSQHYQKIDKQFPVIIGKEFWHRLTGFENFYNKLVSNLDQMILNLDTEDFFKKGYTTLAKEIEDSDLFDFE; encoded by the coding sequence ATGACAGAAAACGAACTACTAGAAATAATTACGGAATACTTCAAAGAGAAAATTTTTGAAAACCACAAGATAAATTCTTTAAAAACACATTCTAAACTTAAATCATATAAAATCAACCCAATTATTGTTAAATACTTATCTAAAATACTTGAGAATGATTTTACGCCAATAGGAATAGCAAAAGCACTATATTATCCAAGAATCTTAGGAACTTCTATAAACACTTCATTTGGAACGAGAATTCAAAATATGTTTGTTGAACTTGGACTTGCACAAGGTTCTTTAATAAAAGGAATGGATATTGAATTTACGGACAAAATTGATAATAGAAAAAAATGGTGTCAACTCAAATCAGGACCTAACACTATAAATTCAGAAGACGTAAATCCACTTTTGAAAAAATTCACAACTGTCACCAATTTAGCACGAACAAATTCAATGAACCTAAACAACTCTGATTTAATTTTAGGTGTTCTATATGGTGAAGAAGACCAATTAAGCCAACATTACCAAAAAATAGACAAACAGTTTCCAGTAATAATTGGTAAAGAATTTTGGCACAGGCTTACAGGATTTGAAAACTTCTATAACAAGCTCGTTTCTAATCTTGACCAAATGATTTTAAACTTGGATACAGAAGATTTTTTCAAAAAAGGTTATACGACCTTAGCCAAAGAAATTGAAGATTCTGATTTATTCGACTTTGAATAA
- a CDS encoding tyrosine-type recombinase/integrase: MTTEELLNKEFEKRKFIPATKKVYSQKLTELFEFYSQIEPANINFDQIDSYLYRIKKSQSPSSIENCYWSFKLYFNEILGKNFPFHSLRLPLKDSHIPNVISQNQIKELLETFENLKHKTLITLLYATGMRVEELLELTPKDILSDKKEIRVRNTKTGRIRYPHLSDKLLKLLREYYVHYKPKKYLFEGQKKDTKYSVSSIRKILERAKIKAEIKEELTLISLRYCYIKHMVEQGQSLPALLKSMQVHNSDTVQFYYNLCGKSDKINYSPIDKLGVIIDTNKFNTVEIEKIFDSISNLDERDYLRESIACFKVGAMRAGVVFVWASAIRNLQNKCVEIGYKQINEALKKINQREKPIKQVSDFERLKDKTTLDIANKIGLITKHQKGELDKHLDLRNYCGHPSEYYPETQKIKAYLEDLINIIFKK; this comes from the coding sequence ATGACAACAGAAGAATTATTAAATAAGGAATTTGAAAAAAGGAAATTTATTCCTGCTACTAAAAAAGTCTATTCTCAAAAGCTGACTGAATTGTTTGAATTTTACAGTCAAATTGAACCTGCAAATATAAATTTTGACCAAATAGATTCATACTTGTATCGAATTAAGAAAAGTCAATCACCATCAAGTATAGAGAATTGTTACTGGTCATTTAAGCTATATTTTAATGAAATTCTTGGAAAAAACTTCCCTTTTCACTCATTAAGATTGCCTTTAAAAGATTCACATATTCCTAATGTAATTTCTCAAAATCAAATTAAAGAACTACTTGAAACGTTTGAAAACTTAAAACACAAAACTCTGATAACATTATTGTATGCTACTGGAATGAGAGTTGAAGAGTTATTAGAACTTACACCAAAAGACATTCTATCTGACAAAAAAGAAATTAGAGTAAGAAATACTAAGACTGGAAGAATAAGATATCCTCATCTCTCTGATAAGCTATTAAAACTTCTTCGAGAATATTACGTTCATTATAAACCCAAAAAATATTTATTTGAAGGTCAAAAAAAAGACACGAAATATTCTGTATCTAGTATTAGAAAAATATTAGAAAGAGCTAAAATAAAGGCAGAAATAAAAGAAGAACTTACTTTAATAAGTTTAAGATATTGCTACATTAAACATATGGTTGAACAAGGTCAATCTTTACCTGCACTACTCAAAAGTATGCAAGTTCATAATTCGGACACAGTTCAATTTTATTATAATCTTTGTGGGAAAAGCGACAAAATAAATTATTCACCAATCGATAAATTGGGAGTAATAATTGACACTAATAAATTCAATACCGTAGAAATTGAAAAAATTTTTGATTCAATTTCTAATTTGGACGAAAGAGATTATTTAAGAGAAAGTATTGCTTGTTTCAAAGTTGGAGCAATGAGAGCTGGAGTTGTATTTGTATGGGCATCAGCGATTAGAAATTTACAAAACAAATGTGTAGAAATTGGATACAAACAAATAAACGAAGCTCTAAAAAAAATTAATCAAAGAGAGAAACCAATAAAACAAGTTTCAGATTTTGAGAGACTGAAAGATAAAACTACTTTAGATATAGCAAATAAAATCGGACTTATCACAAAACATCAAAAAGGAGAATTAGATAAGCATTTAGATTTGAGAAATTATTGCGGACATCCAAGTGAATATTATCCAGAGACACAGAAAATAAAAGCATATTTAGAAGATTTAATTAATATAATTTTTAAAAAATAA
- a CDS encoding tetratricopeptide repeat protein, with the protein MLKKLLQIILTLSISNSYSQEMENTYFTWDNFVNNFGKEMVSAEDVYENMKKSELTDFAYTKLDFHFLSDKKEKLEKLNEYLKDNYGYSLEEYTTWEASYELRGKTDLFPITKDNLMYWALDMAKRGYEFDCKFDAYGAEVDKEPILPEFTESKEDYYFNKAIDLYNSNNLSGAIANWTIVLEINPKEPNSYYSRAIVKNELYTWKSAIADYDKAIEIAPDFTSAITNRGTVKDENGDYDGALKDYKKALELEPNDAMTYYNIGNTKYNQEKKSEACANWKKAKELGAEYAQERIEKYCD; encoded by the coding sequence ATGCTGAAAAAACTGCTTCAAATCATATTAACACTTTCAATTTCAAACTCTTACAGTCAAGAAATGGAGAATACATATTTTACTTGGGACAATTTCGTGAACAATTTTGGAAAGGAAATGGTTTCAGCCGAAGACGTTTATGAGAATATGAAAAAAAGTGAATTAACTGATTTTGCATATACAAAACTCGATTTTCACTTTCTATCTGACAAAAAAGAAAAACTTGAAAAGCTGAATGAATATCTGAAAGATAATTATGGATATTCGTTGGAGGAATATACGACTTGGGAAGCGAGTTATGAATTAAGAGGTAAAACAGACTTGTTTCCAATCACAAAAGACAATTTAATGTATTGGGCTTTAGATATGGCAAAAAGAGGATATGAATTTGATTGTAAGTTTGATGCTTATGGAGCTGAAGTTGATAAAGAGCCGATACTTCCAGAGTTTACAGAATCAAAAGAGGATTATTATTTTAACAAAGCAATAGATTTATATAATTCAAATAATTTGAGTGGAGCAATTGCAAATTGGACTATTGTATTAGAAATTAATCCAAAAGAACCGAATTCATATTATTCAAGAGCCATTGTGAAAAATGAACTTTACACTTGGAAATCGGCAATAGCTGATTATGACAAAGCAATTGAAATAGCACCTGACTTTACTTCTGCTATCACAAATAGAGGAACCGTAAAAGATGAAAATGGAGATTATGATGGAGCACTCAAAGATTATAAAAAAGCATTGGAATTAGAACCGAATGACGCAATGACCTATTATAATATTGGAAACACAAAATATAATCAAGAGAAAAAATCAGAGGCTTGTGCGAATTGGAAAAAAGCAAAAGAATTAGGTGCTGAATATGCTCAAGAACGAATTGAAAAATATTGCGATTAA
- the dcm gene encoding DNA (cytosine-5-)-methyltransferase, protein MVIKDYYSLSEAAEVLGKSKETLRRWDRDGKLDAVREPVSNYRVYRKEDINSLIEPLLSEIDNNIDNTEVPLKDYKVLELFAGAGGLAIGLEQSGIKCAALNEIDKWACKTLRENRPKWNVLQGDIKEFSFTKYKNEVEIVTGGFPCQAFSYAGKKLGLEDARGTLFYEFARVVKEVNPLICVGENVKGLLSHDKGKTLQGMISILDEIGYNVVPVQVLKAINYNVPQKRERLILVGIRKDIDVEYEYPTPYNVIYNLSDALKKGELYDKDVPKSEGSKYPEHKIQVLDLVPPKGYWRDLPLDIQKEYMGKSFYLGGGKTGMARRIGWDEPSLTLTCSPAQKQTERCHPDETRPFTVREYARIQTFPDEWKFAGSISQQYKQIGNAVPCNLGKELGYSIIKFLNSVYSKSNKSESSISLAKVV, encoded by the coding sequence ATGGTTATAAAAGATTATTATTCGCTTTCGGAAGCGGCAGAAGTTTTAGGAAAAAGCAAAGAAACTCTACGTAGATGGGATAGAGATGGAAAATTGGATGCTGTTCGTGAGCCAGTTAGTAATTATAGAGTTTATCGAAAAGAAGATATTAATTCTTTAATTGAGCCTTTACTATCCGAAATAGATAATAATATTGACAATACTGAAGTCCCTCTTAAAGATTATAAAGTACTTGAATTATTTGCAGGAGCAGGTGGCTTGGCAATCGGTTTAGAACAATCGGGAATTAAGTGTGCAGCTTTAAACGAAATAGATAAATGGGCTTGTAAAACATTAAGAGAAAACAGACCTAAATGGAATGTTTTACAAGGTGATATAAAAGAATTTAGTTTCACTAAATATAAAAATGAAGTTGAAATTGTAACAGGTGGTTTTCCTTGTCAGGCTTTTAGTTATGCAGGAAAAAAATTAGGATTAGAGGATGCAAGAGGGACTTTATTTTATGAATTTGCACGAGTAGTAAAAGAAGTTAATCCATTGATTTGTGTTGGTGAAAATGTGAAAGGATTATTATCTCACGATAAAGGGAAGACGTTACAGGGAATGATTTCTATTTTGGATGAAATTGGATATAATGTTGTACCTGTTCAGGTATTAAAGGCAATTAATTACAATGTTCCTCAAAAAAGGGAGCGATTAATTTTAGTTGGAATAAGAAAAGATATTGATGTTGAGTATGAATATCCTACACCATATAATGTTATCTATAATTTATCTGATGCTCTTAAAAAAGGTGAGTTATATGATAAAGATGTTCCAAAATCAGAAGGGTCTAAATACCCTGAACATAAAATACAGGTTTTAGATTTAGTTCCTCCTAAAGGATACTGGAGAGATTTGCCACTTGATATTCAAAAAGAATATATGGGTAAGAGTTTTTATTTGGGAGGTGGAAAAACTGGTATGGCGAGAAGAATAGGTTGGGATGAACCTAGTTTAACATTAACTTGTAGTCCTGCGCAAAAACAAACAGAAAGATGTCATCCTGATGAAACACGTCCTTTTACTGTTAGAGAATATGCCAGAATTCAAACATTTCCAGATGAATGGAAATTTGCTGGTTCAATTTCTCAACAGTATAAGCAAATTGGGAATGCAGTACCTTGCAATTTGGGAAAGGAACTAGGTTATTCTATTATTAAATTTTTAAATAGTGTTTATTCAAAGTCGAATAAATCAGAATCTTCAATTTCTTTGGCTAAGGTCGTATAA
- a CDS encoding DUF6933 domain-containing protein: protein MIKTNIFTTRKLEKTTNEFISSEVSIENEFLGNWTATLFYVSNKKCWLIINKLTKYLVIIPNVKKSDLKNISTIFKKTLYFQLNNDGIKTDYTLVDKIIGEINLCETNNDRSTSGSLNNCLFQMDDWKKDYGTYDNMPFRDLNNKLNSSPNKMLNWKYPKEKMDEMIKAYAQHRI, encoded by the coding sequence ATGATTAAGACAAACATTTTTACAACTAGAAAACTTGAAAAAACAACTAATGAATTCATTTCTAGTGAGGTTAGTATAGAAAATGAATTTTTAGGTAATTGGACTGCTACTCTATTTTATGTGAGTAATAAAAAATGCTGGTTAATCATAAATAAGTTAACGAAATATCTTGTGATTATACCAAATGTAAAAAAATCTGATTTGAAAAATATATCCACTATTTTTAAGAAAACTCTGTATTTTCAGTTGAATAATGATGGAATTAAAACAGATTACACATTGGTCGATAAAATAATTGGCGAAATTAATTTGTGCGAAACAAATAATGACCGAAGTACGAGTGGCTCTTTGAATAACTGTTTATTTCAAATGGACGATTGGAAAAAAGACTATGGAACTTATGATAATATGCCATTTAGAGATTTAAACAATAAACTGAATAGTTCACCTAATAAAATGTTGAACTGGAAATATCCAAAAGAGAAAATGGACGAAATGATAAAAGCCTACGCACAACACCGTATATAA
- a CDS encoding ATP-binding protein yields MAIFKFEESKTIGTVFSVDTSTIIVKVDELDKLRKLQVNHLIAVKSSKAGQHLIGIINRITRKVSDEESPVNEDLGMTNFLLTENILKVNLIGTLIDKHGEKENVFKRTLDTVPEIEANCFPIDGENITKFMRTISSQENYDVPLSLGKYSIDENAEAFLDGDKLFQRHAVIVGSTGSGKSWCVAKLVEQIAKLPMANSILFDIHGEYSGLDFKADGIQHLKIANPSDLGKTGNLENNVLMLPYWLLTYEEMLAMLLDRSDSNAPNQAMIFSKTVFNEKIKFLASIGDTTFKDSITIDSPIPYKMENVLNVIKELDVEMVKGSTGREKQGPFFGKLTRFIQRLEAKSQDKRLGFMFQVSDDELDINWMNNLCNSLMQGSNNNNNKAGVKVIDFSEVPSDVLPLVIGLVARIVFTVQQWTANDKRHPICLLCDEAHLYIPERTSQDSASELGLKNFERIAKEGRKYGVSLTVISQRPAEVNRTVLSQCNNFISLRLSNAEDQSVIKRLLPDNLSGLTDVLPILDIGEALIVGDSSLLPTRVLIDEPTIKPQSATIKFWEEWSNEKAEQDISNAVIGLRKQSK; encoded by the coding sequence ATGGCAATATTCAAATTTGAAGAATCTAAAACAATTGGAACAGTATTTAGTGTAGATACATCAACAATAATCGTTAAAGTTGATGAGTTAGATAAACTTCGCAAACTACAAGTAAATCATTTGATAGCTGTTAAAAGTTCAAAAGCTGGACAGCATCTCATTGGAATAATAAATAGAATTACAAGAAAAGTTTCGGACGAAGAAAGTCCTGTTAACGAAGATTTAGGAATGACCAACTTTTTACTTACTGAGAATATTTTAAAAGTAAATTTAATTGGTACTTTAATTGACAAACATGGAGAAAAAGAAAATGTTTTTAAACGAACTTTAGATACTGTTCCTGAGATAGAAGCTAATTGTTTTCCAATTGATGGGGAAAACATAACAAAATTTATGCGTACAATATCTTCTCAGGAAAATTACGATGTTCCACTTTCTTTAGGTAAATACTCAATTGATGAAAATGCAGAAGCATTTTTAGATGGAGATAAATTATTTCAAAGACACGCTGTAATTGTTGGTAGTACAGGTTCAGGTAAATCTTGGTGTGTTGCAAAACTGGTTGAACAAATAGCAAAACTTCCAATGGCTAATTCAATACTTTTCGATATTCATGGAGAATATAGTGGATTAGATTTTAAAGCGGACGGAATTCAACATTTGAAAATTGCTAATCCTTCAGATTTAGGAAAAACAGGCAATCTTGAAAATAATGTTCTTATGCTTCCTTATTGGCTTTTAACGTATGAGGAAATGCTTGCAATGCTTTTAGATAGAAGTGATAGTAATGCACCAAATCAAGCAATGATTTTTTCTAAAACAGTATTTAATGAAAAAATTAAGTTCTTAGCAAGCATTGGAGATACTACTTTTAAAGATAGTATCACAATTGACAGCCCAATTCCATATAAGATGGAAAATGTTCTAAATGTTATTAAGGAATTAGATGTTGAAATGGTCAAAGGTTCAACTGGCAGAGAAAAGCAAGGACCATTTTTTGGTAAACTAACTCGTTTTATACAAAGATTAGAAGCTAAAAGTCAAGATAAACGACTTGGCTTTATGTTTCAAGTTTCAGATGATGAATTAGACATTAATTGGATGAACAATTTATGTAATTCATTAATGCAAGGTTCTAACAACAATAATAACAAAGCAGGTGTAAAAGTTATAGATTTTTCAGAAGTTCCATCTGATGTTTTACCTTTAGTTATAGGGTTAGTTGCTAGAATTGTTTTTACCGTTCAACAATGGACAGCAAATGATAAAAGACATCCTATTTGCTTATTATGTGATGAAGCTCATTTATATATTCCAGAAAGAACAAGTCAAGATTCAGCTTCTGAATTAGGATTAAAGAATTTTGAGAGAATCGCAAAAGAAGGAAGAAAATATGGAGTTAGTTTAACTGTAATAAGTCAACGTCCAGCAGAAGTAAACAGAACAGTTCTCAGTCAGTGTAATAATTTTATATCATTAAGATTATCGAATGCGGAAGACCAATCTGTAATTAAAAGACTTCTACCTGATAACCTTTCAGGTTTAACAGATGTACTTCCAATTCTCGATATTGGAGAAGCATTAATAGTTGGAGATTCATCTCTTTTACCAACAAGAGTTTTAATAGATGAACCAACAATTAAACCACAAAGTGCAACGATTAAATTTTGGGAAGAATGGAGCAATGAAAAAGCTGAACAAGATATTTCTAATGCAGTTATAGGATTAAGAAAACAATCGAAATAA
- a CDS encoding SIR2 family protein: MEKEAIYKQLQAWTNNIPLIILGSGASVPFNLPSMWVLGDYIKKSIKFSDSKDQNQFKEFIVEFDKTGDLETTLTKLQLRENVLAEIVNKTWELVNKADLEAYEHFIKKDFDFPLAKLLEHFLDTAGKKVTIITTNYDRIAEYASSIAKAVICNGYSQNLIGHFSNNIQSNNLASLRGYKGQVNIWKVHGSLDWFKSKEDENIQLPIRQNIPQEYSPLIVTPGLSKYSETHNEPYRTIFTQADSEIEHANGFLCIGYGFNDIHVQPKLIAQIKNQKPIIVITKELTEKTKQSIIDNKCQNYMLIEEANSKDTRIFSSKFGELIIENTSYWELGEYLKLIIS; encoded by the coding sequence ATGGAAAAAGAAGCAATTTATAAACAACTACAAGCTTGGACAAATAATATACCACTCATAATTCTTGGAAGTGGAGCATCTGTTCCTTTTAATCTTCCTTCAATGTGGGTTTTAGGAGACTACATAAAAAAATCAATTAAATTCAGTGATTCAAAAGACCAAAATCAATTCAAAGAATTCATAGTAGAGTTTGACAAAACAGGAGATTTAGAAACTACCCTAACAAAACTTCAATTAAGAGAAAATGTACTTGCTGAAATTGTAAATAAAACGTGGGAACTGGTTAATAAAGCTGATTTAGAAGCTTACGAACATTTTATTAAAAAAGACTTTGATTTTCCTTTAGCCAAACTTTTAGAACATTTTTTAGACACAGCAGGAAAAAAAGTTACAATAATAACAACCAATTATGACAGAATTGCTGAATATGCTTCAAGCATAGCCAAAGCAGTTATTTGTAATGGCTATTCTCAAAACTTAATTGGACATTTTTCAAATAATATTCAATCAAATAATCTTGCTTCTCTTAGAGGCTATAAAGGTCAAGTAAATATTTGGAAAGTTCACGGCTCTTTAGATTGGTTTAAATCAAAAGAAGACGAAAACATACAGTTACCAATAAGACAAAATATTCCACAAGAATATAGCCCATTAATTGTTACACCTGGATTAAGTAAGTATTCAGAAACACATAATGAGCCATACAGAACTATTTTTACCCAAGCTGATTCTGAAATCGAACACGCAAATGGTTTTCTCTGTATTGGTTATGGATTCAATGATATTCACGTTCAACCGAAGTTAATTGCACAAATAAAAAATCAAAAACCAATTATAGTAATAACCAAAGAACTTACTGAGAAAACAAAGCAGTCAATTATTGACAATAAATGTCAAAACTATATGCTTATCGAAGAGGCTAATTCAAAAGATACTCGGATTTTTTCTTCCAAATTTGGAGAATTAATTATTGAAAACACTAGCTATTGGGAATTGGGAGAATACTTAAAACTAATCATTTCATAG